The following proteins come from a genomic window of Miscanthus floridulus cultivar M001 unplaced genomic scaffold, ASM1932011v1 os_1048, whole genome shotgun sequence:
- the LOC136533656 gene encoding glycine-rich cell wall structural protein 2-like — protein sequence MESQRTPGVGPADEPGRRWHGRALQVPGLAGARPTTTVARGGQPEDDLAGAAEAGGGGRHVGRGEGAGRDDGRGQGRRWWAARSRSRHWHGHRRHVGRGEGAGAGRRARSRQVVAGGTVTVTAPARRGAAKAAAGAGGARARGVAVRWGHGARRGRPGAGIGEGTGAARETGAGAGRGVPARVRARGTAWPRWRRGAGGRVRRGRGGAGVGGRVWERARQQRRFSLSSPSLLEQPRLLCATVRKWEFYHHAK from the exons ATGGAGTCGCAACGGACGCCGGGCGTTGGTCCTGCCGACGAGCCgggccggcggtggcacggccgggcGCTGCAAGTGCCGGGGCTGGCGGGGGCGCGtccgacgacgacggtggcgcgcggcgggcaACCCGAGGACGACTTGGCGGGCGCAGctgaggccggcggcggcgggcggcacGTCGGGCGAGGTGAGGGCGCGGGGCGGGACGATGGGCGCGGCCAAGGCCGGCGGTGGTGGGCGGCACGGTCACGGTCACGGCACTGGCACGGGCACAGGCggcacgtcgggcgaggcgagggcgCGGGGGCGGGACGGCGGGCGCGGTCGAGGCAGGTGGTGGCAGGCGGCACGGTCACGGTCACGGCACCGGCGCGGCGGGGCGCGGCCAAGGCGGCCGCGGGTGCGGGCGGTGCAAGGGCGCGGGGCGTGGCGGTCCGGTGGGGCCAtggggcgcggcgcgggcggccgGGCGCGGGGATCGGCGAGGGGACCGGCGCGGCGCGGGAgaccggcgcgggcgcggggcgcgGCGTTCCGGCGCGGGTGCGAGCGCGGGGCACGGCGTGGCCGCGGTGGCGGCGTGGCGCGGGCGGCCGGGTGCGGCGAGGGAGAgggggcgcgggcgtgggcggccGGGTGTGGGAGAGGGCGCGGCAGCAACGCCG gttttctctctcctctccttctctACTGGAGCAGCCACGGCTCCTGTGTGCTACAGTGAGAAAATGGGAATTCTATCATCATGCGAAGTAG